CAACTCGCTCGCGAGCCGCCGGTACGCCCGGTGGGACCTCACCCGGGCCAAAATCACCCAGCTCTCCGATAAGACGCGGCAAACGCTCAAGGCGCTTGCGGCTCCGGTGCGGGTCACGGTCTTTTTCGAACCCAGCCACCCGCTGTATGAGCTCATCCGCGATCTCCTGAAGGCCTACGAGGCGGCGAGCCCAAATATCACCGCGGTCTTCGTGGATCAGGAGCAGGACGTGGCCAAAGCCACCCAATTGGTTGAGAAATTCCACATTGAAAAAGCCAACGTCGTCGTCTTCGAATACGGCTCGCGCCATAAGCACCTTGCGGACACGGACCTGGCTGACCTTCATCACGAGGCCAAAATCTTCAACGCGGAGGACGCCTTCACCTCAGCCATCATCTCGCTGGCCCACGAGAGCGCTCCGACGGCGTGGATCATCACCGGCCACGGCGAGAAATCCATTGAGGCGGCCGACCGCGGCGGGCTCTCCGACGCCAAACAGACGCTGGAGCAGCAGAACATCGCCGTGGAGGCCGTGACCCTGCTTGAGCGCACGGCGATTCCGGACGATGTGCGGTTGATCATCATCGCCGGCCCGACGCATCGGTTCGCGGACGCTGAACTCGCCCTCCTGCGCACGTATCTCGATGGCGGCGGCCGGCTGCTGGCCCTGCTTGATCCTCAGCACGAGACGGGGATGGCGGCACTGCTGGCCTCGTGGGGGATCACCGAGGACGACACCATCGTCGTCGATCCCTCCTTGAAATTGCCGTTTGTGTCCGCGGCGAATCTCTTCGTCACCCATTACACCGAGCACCCCATCGTGGATCGGATGCAAACGGTGATGACCATCTTTCCCCTGGCCCGCTCGATCCGCCCGGCCGCGGATCCTCCCAAGGAGCTGACCGTCACCCCGCTGGCGTCCACCTCCGAAGCCGGATGGGGAGAAACCGACCTGACCAGCGACACCTTCGTCTTCAATGAGAACACAGACCTCAAAGGCCCGGTGTCGATTGCCGTCGCCAGCGAGCGCGCGGTCGGCCAGTCCCGCACGCGCCTCGTCGCCGTCGGCGACTCGGATTTCATCATGAATGCGCAGCTGGGCAACGTGGGCAACAAAGACTTCTTCATGGGCGCGATCTTCTGGCTCATGCAGCAGGAACAGTTCATCGGCATCGGGCCGAAGCCGCTGGAAGCCCTGAAATTGCATCTGACCGAACCGCAATTGCTCGGCCTCTCATGGGCCAGCGTGCTGACCATGCCTCTCCTCTGCGGGCTGCTCGGCGTTGGGGTGTGGTTCCAAAGACGTCAGTAACGAGTCACATGCGGTGGAAGACAACGCTTGCGCTCTTGGTGGCAACGGTCGTGGTGGGGGCGTATGTCGCTTACGATATCCGCCAGCCGTCCAAGGAATGGCAGGAAGAGCGTCCTCGGCAGATCCTGGATCTGCCCGCTGAAACCATCACGCAGCTGGCGATTGAAACACCCCAGGTCAAGATCGCCCTCATCAAAGACGGCGGCTCATGGGTCATCGCGCCGCAGCATCTGCGCGCCAACGCGAATCTCATCACGCGCATCGTCTATCTCTTCGGGCCGCTGATGGCCTCTCGCGTCCTGGCCCCAACGCCTGAGCATCCGCTGGATTTGGCCGCGATGGGATTGGCTCCTGCGGTCGGCCGGATCACCGTCTCGGCCAACGGCCTCGCGAGCACCCTGCAGTTCGGCAATCCGACTCCGCTCCCATCGAAACGGTACGCGAAGGTCGCCGGCCGCCCTGAGGTGTTTGTGATTCCCGCACGCCTCTTTGACCTGGTCAATCAGCCGCTGGAGCGCTACCGCGACTCGCCATCAGCCGCGCCGGCGAATGAGGCCCCGGGCGCGGAGGATGCGTTGCAGGACGGTCAGATGCGTCAGCCCCGCCAAGAGTACCAGGGCCCACCAGAGCCCATCGTGACCGAACGGACGCCACGGCAAGAGCTCCCACGCCAACAGCCCAAGTAAGAGCACGATCCCCCGCTCGCTGCGCTCCATCAGATCCGGCCATTCCAGGTTGCTCATCGGCGCTTCCATCGCGGCTCGGGCTTTTGAATAGCTGACCAGCAGCGATCCGGATACGCTGAGCATCGACCACAGCCAATAGCCGCTGGCGATGGCAATGGTGACGCTGATGATCACGTCCACGTAGCGATCCACCATGGCGTCGAGGTAGCCGCCGAAGCGGCTGGCCCGCCCGCTGAGGCGCGCCACCGCCCCATCCACCCAGTCGAGGCAGGCGACGGCCGTGATCATCACGCAAAACGGGAGAATCGCCCGCGTGCGGAGAAACCACCAGCACACGATCAGGCTCAGCAGTGGTGTCGCAAGGGTGAGGGCATTGGGCGAAATGCCGGTGGCAGCGAGCGCGCGCGCCAGCGGCTCAATGGCGCGATTGAAGAACGATTTATACCGGCTCGTCAACACGGGTCAGGCAGCGGGTGGGGGTGCGGGCTCGATACCGACGATCTTGATCTTAAAATTCAACGTCTTGCCTGACAGCGGATGATTCCCATCCAAGATGACGGTGGTTTTCTTGATCTGTTTGACGGTGGCTCGGATGCTGCGGCCCTGCTCATCAGCATAGCGGAAGACGAGCCCGGGTTTCGGTTGGAGTCCAACCGGAAGATCGCGCTTCTCCACTTCCATCACCAGCGACGGATTATATTGGCCGTAGCCCTGCTCCGGCGAAATGGTCACCTCTTTCTCATCGCCGGCATGCAAACCGGCCAGCGCTCGCTCAAGCGCTGCGATGATCTGGCCGCGGCCGTGGACGTATTGCAGCGGCCCTTGGCCGCTCGTGGACTCCACGGTTTTCCCATCCGCCGTCAGCGTGTAGTCCAGGGTCACACTCATCCCGTCTTCAACGCTGAAGGAAGACGGCGCGTCTTGCTCCGCGGCCATTGCGCCGGCGGCCAGCAGCCCGGCCAGCCCGATGGCGGTAACACTCGCGAAACCTCGGCGGGGCATCATGGGTTAGGAGCTCGCCGCAAAGTCCGAATCGTCCAGCAATTCCAAGTCGTCGATCCACTCCTCGCCCGAAGCGCTGTCGGATGACTCATCAATCTGCTCATCGAGCTCATTCAGTAATTGCATGGTTTGCTCAAGCCACGTCGCGTCATCATCTTGGCGCTCGGCCAGCACCATGGGTGTGGCCGCCGGCCCAGCCGCATGATGCCGGAGCGCGCCGAAGGCGAGGACGAGGCTTGCCGCCGCGGCCGCGAACGCCACCGCCACCCTCGGCCAGGGCCAGGCCGCCCGCGCCGGGACCGGCACGGGATGGGCAAGGCGTCGAACGCGCGCCATCACCTCATCGGTGTAGCGGATCCGCTCATATCCGTCGGGCTCCTTCAGCGGATGGCGCTTGAGCCACGCCGCCAGCCACGAAGCGAACTCCATTTACAGTCCCTCCTCATTCAGCCACGGGGTCAGCTGCTTGCGCAGCGACGCGGCAGCCCGAAAGATGTGCGCCTTGACCGTTCCGACGCGACAATCCATCACGCCGGCAACCTCCATCAGTGGTAACCCCTGCAGATGATGCAGCGCAAACGCGGTTTTCTGTTTCATGGGCAGCCTCCCAATCGCCTGGGCGAGCCGGCGCCCCAATTCGCGATTCGCGGCGCGGTCGCTGGGATCGGCTGCAGGATCCCCCACGTCGATGAACCACGAGCTGTCAGGATCATCAGGATCAGCTTCACCCACGACGGCGGCCGCCGCCGGAGCGCGCATGCGCCGGCGAACCTCATCCTTGCACTCGTTAACCACGATGCGGTAGAGCCATGTGGAGAACTTGGCGTTCCCGCGGAATCGGCGAAGCGAACGGTAGGCGTTGACAAAGGCTTCTTGCGAGGCGTCTTTCGCATCCTCATGATGGCCGAGCAGGCTAAGTGCCAAGCGAAACGCGGGGCCCTGGTAGCGATCCACCAGCTCGGCATACCGATCCACCTCTCCGCGCAGGACAGCGGTGATAATCTCCGCATCGGATTGGCCCATCGCTCGCAGTAGTATAACATAGTTTTTTCACCGACGCCGTCCGCCGCCACCGCCGCCACCTTTAGCCCCGCCACCGGCACCGCCACGGGGCCCACTACCGCCGGCCTTCGAGCCGCCACCCATGGCTCCCCCGCGAGACCCACCGCCTGCTGGACCGCCACCCATGCGCTGTCCAGGCCCGCCGCCTGGTCCGCCCTGCGGGCGATTCGCCCCGCCATGCTCTCCAGGACCAAATCGGCGATGCTCGCCGCCCTGGCCGACACCACCGCGTCCCTCTCCTTGGCCATGATCGCGCACACCCCGATCATGTCCCGGGCCTGGCCCGCCCTGTTCACGCTTGCGCTCTCGGTGATCTTCACGCCGGTCACGGACATCCTCCCGATGGTCGCGGACATCCTCCCGTCGGTCATGCCGATCTTCGCGGCGATCCTTCACGTCTTCTCGATGATCGCGCACGTCCTCCCGGCGGTCGCGAATATCCTCACGCCGATCCTTGATATCCTCGAGCCGATCCCGCGGTCCGCCGTCATGCCTGGCATCCCACCGATCTTCGCGGCGATCGCGGATGTCCTCTCGATGATCCTTGACGTCTTCTCGGCGATCCCGCACATCCTCGCGGCGATCGCGGATATCTTCGCGCCAATCCTGGCGATCCTCTCGCCGATCCTGGCGATCCTCTCGGCGGTCTTGACGGGCTTCCATGCGATCGGCGAAGTGCTCCTGGATGCGCGGATGATTCTGCATAAACTGCTCGAATCGCCCCGGGTTATGCTCCTTCATGTATTGCAGCCGGTGCTGCATCACTTCGCGGAATTTCTCAGGGTTGGCCTCCTTCAGATGCTGGAGGCGCTCGCGGCGCTGCGCTTGGAGCTTGTCCTTGACGCGCTCAAACGCCTCAGGATTCTTCTGCTTTAACTGCTCCAGACGTTCCTTCAGTTGTCCGCGATGCTGCTGGATAGCTTCTTTGTAGGCTTCAGGATTCTTTTCCTTGAGTTCGCGCAAGTGTTGGAGCTTGGCAGGATCAGGACCCGGACGATCTTTGATATCTTCGCGCCGATCCCGCACGTCTTCTCGGTGGTCACGGACATCTTCCCGGCGATCGCGGATATCCTCGCGCCGATCCTTCACATCTTCTCGCCGGTCCTTCACATCTTCTCGGCGATCCTGGCGGTTCTCCCGACGATCGGCGCGGTTTTCAACGCGATCTTTGCTAGGCGGTTCGGCGAATGCCTGCGCGGAGCAACCCAAGAGTCCTGCCACGACAATGCCCAGCAGCCGTCTCTTCATCATGGTGCCCTCCTTGTTCTATTGAGTAAGACGCCGGACGGGCGAAAAGGTTTACCCCGCCCCACGGTTATTATTGTGGGCGGGGTTTACTGAGGAAGGATTACTCCGCGCACTCCCCTTTGCCGGCGGCGGGGGCAAAGGGTTCGGTCTCACCCAGATCGACGAACAGCTCAGGCGTCTGCGCAGCACCATTGAGCTCGGCGAGATCCTGCAGAAGGAATTTCAGGGGGTCAAGGCCGATCCTGGCGATGAACGAGGCGAATGGTTCATCAGGCTGCTTCTGCTCGCCATAGAACATGACGATCCGTTTGACGGCCTCCGGCACTCGTTGAGCCGGAACCCGCAGCAGCCGACGGCCAAATTGCGTCGATTCCTCTGCGGTGCCGCCGCCGACGAGCAGCTGGTAGCACGGGACATGCCGCTCGCCCACCTTGACCGCGACCCCAAAGCCTCCGATGTCCGCGATATGATGCTGGCCGCAGGCGTTGGGGCAGCCGGAGATCTTGATCGAGATCGGCGCATCCGCCCAGGCTGAGAGCCCGTTGCGGCACAGCGCGTCCACCGCTTCGGCGAATCCGCGCGGATGGGTGATAGCGGATAAGCAGCTATCCGCCCCTGGGCAGCGGGTGACATCCGCCAGCCGGTCTGCCCCGGCTTCGGCAAGACCCAAGCGCTCCAACTCTTCATACACGGCCGGCAACGCGGCATACGGCACGAACCGCAGCAGCACGTTCTGGGTGTTCATGAGCCTCGCCCCGCCGGCATACCTGCGCGCCACGTCCGCCAGCCCGCGAAGCTGTGCTGAGGAGAGATCGCCGCACGGCGCGCGCACGATGACGCTCACCAAACGCGGCTGTTTCTGGGGAACAATGTTCGTGGTGCTCCATCGAGCAAAGCCTTCCGGAGCCGGATGCGTGCTTGAGAGGCATGCTCGCACTGGCGGCGAGGCGTCGTCGCGAAGATGCAGCGCGCTGAGCGCGTAGCCGGACTGGGTAGCCCACACGGCGGGACGCTCCGCCATGACGCGCTGCCGGAACTCTTCCCATCCGAGTTGCTCGATGAGGAATTTGAGGCGGGCGCGGGCGCGGTTGCGCCGCTCCCCGTGCCGCTCAAAGACGCGCAGGACCGCCTCGATCGTCGGCAGCAGCAACTCGGCCTCGGTCCATGGCTCCAGCAGCTTCGCCGCTGCGGGTGCCGGGCCGAGCCCCCCGCCGGCGTAGATGCGAAACCCTCGGCGGCCGTCCTGCACCGCCGCCACAATGCCCAGATCGTGGATTTGTGTGCGGGCATGATCCGTCGGGCAGCCTTCAAACGCGATTTTCACCTTGCGCGGCAGGATCTGCGTGAGCGGATTGCGCAGCAGATAGTCGCTGATCGCCTGGGCATACGGAGTCACGTCAAACGGCTCCTCGCGCGAGACCCCGGCCCACGGGCAGAGCGTGATATTTCGCACGACGTTGCCGCTGGCCTCGCGCGTCGTCAACCCCGCGGCGGATAGCCCGCGCAGGAAGGCCGGCACGGCGCCGCGTTCAACCCCGTAGAGCTGCGCATCCTGGCGCGTAGTCACATGGACCTGGCGGGCCGGGGTGAACTGCTCGCACGCGGTGGCAAGGGCCTCAAGCTGCTCCGGGGTGATGATACCCAGCGGCACGCGCACCCGAATCATGTAGCTGTCGGGCGCGCGCCGCATGCTGTAGACGCCGTATTGCAGGCGCAGCTTCTTGAACAGCTCAGGATCCAGCGCGCCCTGGGCCAGGCGGGCTAGCTGCGACTCAAGATGCTGGATTTCAGCGTCGACGACCGTGGTTTCGCGCATGGGGGTAACCCAAAAGTATAGCCGGAACGCCACAGGCTTCTATGATGAAGATCAGGAAGTGCGGCGGCGCGTGGCCGCAGCGCCTACCAGTGCCAGAAAGGCGACTTCAGCGGCCATATAGATGATCAACAGCAGCGGCAGGGGTTTGGCATGACCGCCGGCGTAGCTGTGCAGGCCGACGAGGTAGAAGCTCACACCGTAATACGTCATCAGGAGGAGAAAAAATCCCGTGATGGTGGCCAGGGCCACCCAAATGCCGTGCAGCCAGCCGGCCATGCGGCCATGCAGCACCGCGACATACCACAACAGCGTAATCAGCGCCCAGGTTTCCTTGGGATCCCAGCCCCAGTACCGGCCCCAGGAGGCGTTCGCCCAGACCGCGCCCAGCATGATGCCGGCCGCCAGCGTCACCACGCCGACTTGCAGCGACCGATACAAAAACAGATCCAGCTTGGCAAAGATCTCGCTGCGCGCGCGTTTTCG
This window of the Candidatus Omnitrophota bacterium genome carries:
- a CDS encoding GldG family protein — translated: MQKLWRRILVSANFAVVLILLAFLFILVNSLASRRYARWDLTRAKITQLSDKTRQTLKALAAPVRVTVFFEPSHPLYELIRDLLKAYEAASPNITAVFVDQEQDVAKATQLVEKFHIEKANVVVFEYGSRHKHLADTDLADLHHEAKIFNAEDAFTSAIISLAHESAPTAWIITGHGEKSIEAADRGGLSDAKQTLEQQNIAVEAVTLLERTAIPDDVRLIIIAGPTHRFADAELALLRTYLDGGGRLLALLDPQHETGMAALLASWGITEDDTIVVDPSLKLPFVSAANLFVTHYTEHPIVDRMQTVMTIFPLARSIRPAADPPKELTVTPLASTSEAGWGETDLTSDTFVFNENTDLKGPVSIAVASERAVGQSRTRLVAVGDSDFIMNAQLGNVGNKDFFMGAIFWLMQQEQFIGIGPKPLEALKLHLTEPQLLGLSWASVLTMPLLCGLLGVGVWFQRRQ
- a CDS encoding DUF4340 domain-containing protein, with amino-acid sequence MRWKTTLALLVATVVVGAYVAYDIRQPSKEWQEERPRQILDLPAETITQLAIETPQVKIALIKDGGSWVIAPQHLRANANLITRIVYLFGPLMASRVLAPTPEHPLDLAAMGLAPAVGRITVSANGLASTLQFGNPTPLPSKRYAKVAGRPEVFVIPARLFDLVNQPLERYRDSPSAAPANEAPGAEDALQDGQMRQPRQEYQGPPEPIVTERTPRQELPRQQPK
- a CDS encoding peptidylprolyl isomerase — translated: MMPRRGFASVTAIGLAGLLAAGAMAAEQDAPSSFSVEDGMSVTLDYTLTADGKTVESTSGQGPLQYVHGRGQIIAALERALAGLHAGDEKEVTISPEQGYGQYNPSLVMEVEKRDLPVGLQPKPGLVFRYADEQGRSIRATVKQIKKTTVILDGNHPLSGKTLNFKIKIVGIEPAPPPAA
- a CDS encoding sigma-70 family RNA polymerase sigma factor; the encoded protein is MGQSDAEIITAVLRGEVDRYAELVDRYQGPAFRLALSLLGHHEDAKDASQEAFVNAYRSLRRFRGNAKFSTWLYRIVVNECKDEVRRRMRAPAAAAVVGEADPDDPDSSWFIDVGDPAADPSDRAANRELGRRLAQAIGRLPMKQKTAFALHHLQGLPLMEVAGVMDCRVGTVKAHIFRAAASLRKQLTPWLNEEGL
- a CDS encoding nitrite/sulfite reductase, with protein sequence MRETTVVDAEIQHLESQLARLAQGALDPELFKKLRLQYGVYSMRRAPDSYMIRVRVPLGIITPEQLEALATACEQFTPARQVHVTTRQDAQLYGVERGAVPAFLRGLSAAGLTTREASGNVVRNITLCPWAGVSREEPFDVTPYAQAISDYLLRNPLTQILPRKVKIAFEGCPTDHARTQIHDLGIVAAVQDGRRGFRIYAGGGLGPAPAAAKLLEPWTEAELLLPTIEAVLRVFERHGERRNRARARLKFLIEQLGWEEFRQRVMAERPAVWATQSGYALSALHLRDDASPPVRACLSSTHPAPEGFARWSTTNIVPQKQPRLVSVIVRAPCGDLSSAQLRGLADVARRYAGGARLMNTQNVLLRFVPYAALPAVYEELERLGLAEAGADRLADVTRCPGADSCLSAITHPRGFAEAVDALCRNGLSAWADAPISIKISGCPNACGQHHIADIGGFGVAVKVGERHVPCYQLLVGGGTAEESTQFGRRLLRVPAQRVPEAVKRIVMFYGEQKQPDEPFASFIARIGLDPLKFLLQDLAELNGAAQTPELFVDLGETEPFAPAAGKGECAE